The sequence TAGAGAAGATTTGATCTGTATATTACTATATAATTCATAGCAAATGGTGCCAAGAATTGTTGTGATTGCAACCATGGTAAATCTTGCAGGGAATGATCAACTTAATTACAGAGTCAACAACTACTCTGATAAATTCATGGAACAATAGAATTGAGGCAGAGGGAGGAGTTGCCGACATAAAAATTGACAGCTACATAAGAAGTTTCTCTGGTGATGTAATCTCAAGAGCTTGTTTTGGAAGCAACTACTCCAAAGGGGAAGAGATATTTCAGAAACTAAGAAATCTCCAGGAGGCTATGTCCAAGAAAATCTTTTTGACTGGAGTTCCTGGAATGAGGTACCTTATAATCACAATTGGGGCTTAAGGTTTTCTTACATAAATTCATGACCAAACAACTAAAATTGGAGAAAATTAGGGTAGAGACTTTGGCACTCTAATAGAGAGTGTACAAACgactaatttttttctttctcattttccACTTGAAAGGTAGTTTCGCCTATAGTTACTGTGAAATATATGGTCAATAAATGTGTTACATGTAGCTCCCCACAATCCTATAGTTAATTGCTATAATATATTGTTGCAGACACCTTCCCACGAAGAGCAACAGGGAAGCTTGGGCATTAGAAAAGGAGGCTAGCACTTTGATCCTGCAAGTAGTCAAGGAAAGACAAGCAGCAGGATATGAGAAAGACCTCTTGCAAATGATTCTTGAGGGTGCTCGAAACACTGATCTCAGCCCAGAAGCAACAGACCGCTTCATTGTTGATAATTGCAAGAACATTTACTTGGCCGGCTATGAAACCACAGCGGTTTCAGCCACTTGGTGCCTCATGTTGTTGGCTTCAAATCAAAAATGGCAAGAACGTGTCAGGGCAGAGGTCCTTCAAATTTGCCAAGGCCAGATTCCTGATAACGAAATGGTTCGCAAGATGAAACAGGTATACATTTTTACACCATTGAAGAATTTAAGATATAAGAGTAACTATCCTTCTATACATTGTTGTGAATTGACTCGTCATTAAGTGTCGGGAGGGAAAACGTGACATAGAACAAAGTCTCTGTCAAAAGAAACTGTTAAAACACTTCTCATCTTCCATCATGTTTTCGCTCTAGAGCAACTTACAGTCTAGCAACATAATATGTTAAGGTTGTTAAACAATCTGACAAGATAATATTTTTCCTGATTAATTTACAATCTAACAACATGATATATTTAGTTTGCCAAACAGTCTGACAAGAGAATATTTTACATGTTGAGACTACTTTCATATGCAGAAAATATCAGttaattaacataaaaaaaatgactATTGTTGAATGTGTGCAGCTAACAATGGTGATTCAAGAAGCACTGCGGCTATATCCACCGGTTACTGTGGTGTCAAGGGAGGCTTTCAAGGACATGAAATTTGGGGACATAAATGTTCCAAAGGGTTTCAATGTTTGGACTACAGTAGTGACACTGCATACTGATCCAGAAATATGGGGCCCAGATGCCTACGAATTCAACCCAGATAGATTTGCAAATGGGATCACAGGTGCTTGCAAGCTTCCCCACTTGTACATGCCATTTGGGGTTGGGCCAAGGGTGTGTCTAGGGCAGAACTTGGCCATGGTTGAGCTAAAGGTTCTCCTAGCCCTCATAGTCTCCAACTTCTCCTTCTCACTTTCTCCCAAGTACAAATATGGACCGGCTCTTAGATTGGTTGTGGAGCCAGAGCATGGAGTTGATCTCCTAGTGACGAAGCTGTGAGCTGTTTTATTAGATTGGCTCTTTTTTAACTATAAactttcttgaaaaaaaacagagcaagGGTTAGCTTCCTGGCTGTCTATATTTTACAAGTTTGTTCACTTGTTTAAGCCTATGTAGTTTGTTCACTTGTTTAAGCTTGCTAAGTCGAGGATGTGCAACGAAGTTTGGGCCTATAGGCCTCCATCATCTTGAATAAGGATGGCCTTCCGTGTCCTCCAACAAATATTTTGTCTAATGCTGTCTGGGAGGCCTATGGACGTGGTGGATACTAGTGTTGCTGtgtctttcttcttcccctAATAGTCTGTCTATTGTATtacattttggttttgttgtcCCCCATGTGGCATGGACTTCCTTGTTTGTTGCTATTGTATTTCTTCTGGGTTTGGCTTCTTGGCCGCTCCCCTCTGGACTGAAAGCACTGTTTctgacaacaacaacaaaaaagcaCATAAAGTTGCTTGTTCTAATAATGCATGTTTACTatttcatcattttcattCCTGGTATGGTTTATTGAAAGTGAATGATATCAGCAATTAGTTCTTGATTTGTTTggtagttttttgtttttccaaatgTGTGAATATGTTTCAAGTTGGAATACTCATAAAcagataaaataataataatgttgaATTCATACTTCTTTACATAGTTTAGGTggttacaaataaaaattaaaaaatttcatgtgGTAATCTTGCACATGCCTAAAAGTTCAGATGGTATTTATGCAAATTATCCTTTTTTTACCCTCAAAACCAAAGTTTAAACTGACTTGTAAAATTTAAACGACCTGTCGCATTTTTCCCTCGAGACGATTCAGTCGGATAAACAGCAAAAACGTGAGGACTGAGAGGAGGACATTGGACCGGCATGTCGTTGGAAAAATTGAACGCCGGACATTCGATATTGTGTTGTCGTCTCCGTAACTCTCTGACCCTCTGCTCTTCTCCCTCCCAAATTCCCAACCCAGTTTCCATTTTCAGCCAATTCCGAAGGTTATTCGACGAAATAAATTAgttaatacaaaattaaattaagagagagagatatggaAGCGGTGGCGGAAGGGCTGTGGGGGCTGGCGGACTACCAGGAGCAGAGAGGCGAGATCGGGAAGGCGGTGAAGTGCTTGGAAGCCATATGCCAGAGCGACGTGTCGTTTTTCCCCATCGTCGAAGTCAAGACTCGTCTTCGCATCGCCACTCTGCTCCTCAAGCACTCGCACAACGTCAACCACGCCAAGTCTCACCTGGAGCGCGCTCAGCTGCTCCTCAAATCCATCCCTTCCTGCTTCGACTTGAAGTGCAGAGCCTACAGTCTCCTCAGCCAGTGCTACCACCTCGTCGGCGCCATCCCTCCTCAGAAGCAGGTCCTCCACAAAGCCCTCGAGCTCTCTGCTTCTGCTGGCCACGAGTATGTAGTAGCTGTATTTTTCTACAATTTTCCTGCAATTTATGCTTAATgttcatttcttcttcttgttgctgTTGTTCGAGTTTTTTCAGCTTCAAATCTCATGTTGCCATTGTGATTTCCGTTGTTTTTGTTGAAGAATTACAGTCAAGTTATGGTCTTGCAACTTCAATTCTCAGCTTGCCAATGCTCTGATCATTGAAGGAGACTACCGGAGTTCCATCTCCGCCTTGGAGGCCGGTTTTGCTTGCGCAACTGAAATCTGTTATCCTGAGTTACAGGTAGTTAACTTACCTGGATTTGGCAAAATAACATAACTTGTAGGCTCATTTCGTAGCTTAATTTACTCGTTTTGTTTTAGATGTTCTTCGCAACTTGTATGCTACATGTGCATTTAATGCAATGGGATGATGAGAATACTGTTCAGCTAGCTGTTACCAAATGCGATGAGGTCTGGGAGTCATTAGACCCACAGAAAGTATGTATGCTTCTTCATTAGTTTTCAACATTGATTCTTCTAAGTTTTAGTTTTCAGCGAtactaatttttgtttgttttacttttactCTGTTCTTGCTTTCTCCCATATAGGGACAACAATGCCTTGGTTTACTCTTCTATAATGAACTGCTGCACATATTTTATCGACTCCGGATCTGTGACTACAAGAATGCTACACCTCATGTGGAAAGATTGGATGCTGCTATGAAGGCTGATTTGCAGCAAATGCAGCATGTACAGCAGCTGGCAAGGGAACTTGATGCCGTAAATCAGAGTCTCTCCCGGTCTGATCTGCATCACAGGGAGAGGTCAGCCTTGTCTGAAAAACAAGCTCGGCTTCAACACCAGCTGTCTAGTCTTTCTACATGGAGTTCAACTGCCAAGGGATCTCTGGAACCAGCTTATTTTGGAAATATGAAACGAACATACGGAGATAAGCTTGAGCTAGCACCACCTCCTATTGATGGGGAATGGCTACCAAAAAGTGCGGTCTATGCTCTTGTTGATCTGATGATGGTTGCGTCGGGTCGTCCAAAAGGAAATTTTAAGGAGTGTGCGAAGCGAATTCAATCTGGAATGCTTACCATCCAAGGTTGATTTTCATTCtgaatttttcctttttggccGGAGTGGGGGTGATTAAGTTGTGTCATGTCATGCTATGGGTCTATCCTAAATTGTTATGGTTTTTAatctctttgtttcttttcagaGGAGCTTGTGAAGCTTGGAATAACTGATGGTGTGAGAGGTGAGTTCAATTTTTGAGATGCCTATAATAACATGGTTTCACTGGCTTTATTGTTGGCTGGACCGTTATTAATGCAAcctttctttataaaaaattcgAGCAGAAGTGAATTTGCAGCACTCCGCGATCTGGATGGCTGGTGTGTATTTAATGCTACTTATGCAGTTCCTTGAAAACAAAGTGGCAATGGAGTTGACACGATCTGAATTTGTAGAAGCACAAGAGGTAGGTGGCATGTCTCAGTATGGTTCCTTTCTAGGTTCTTGtataatgatatatatatatatatatatatatcagatcTGTTAAAGATGGCAGTCTTATATGCCCTGTGGTAGGCATACTTAAGTTTATTATTAACTCAAGTTGACTACATGTAATGAGTATAGTCAAATCAATATACTTGTGTGTTGCAGGCATTGGTACAGATGAAAAATTGGTTTATGCGCTTCCCAACAATTTTACAGACATGTGAGAGCATCATCGAAATGCTTAGAGGCCAGTATGCTCATTCTGTTGGCTGTTATAATGAGGCAGCTTTCCATTACATTGAAGCTGCAAAGGTAAACTTTTCTTGAATTGCATTATCCATTTAGAAGAGATGCTATATGagccaaaaaaattgaaggttCATGATGAGGGAGCAATGTGCTAATTAATTTGTGTACACCACCTTGTATatgagattttattttgtttagcaaagggtaaaataaaaaagaatgcatatgGATATAATTTCCCATGGCATCTAAACTAAgtgttacttttttttaataagcaGCTCACAGAGAGCAAATCCATGCAAGCTATTTACCAAATTTATGCAGCTGTCTCCTACATCTGCATTGGGGATTCTGAATCATCTACACAGGTAAAGGTTTCCTGTAATTACAATTATGTTGAGTTTATATGTGTTTGTAATTTAGTGTTCGATTGCACacgtacttttatttgtttttccattGGATTATTTCCCATCACTGAATAGAAGTTTGGATGCAGGCACTTGACTTGATTGGACCAGTTTACAGAATGATGGACTCATTTGTAGGAGTTAGAGAGAAAACCACTGCCCTTTTTGCCTATGGTCTTTTATTGATGAAGCAACAAGATCTACAGGAAGCAAGGTAGATGCTCAAGTCCCTTATCATCTGCTGCGTTGGTAGTATATATTTATGATTGTTGTTTCAAAGTCAAAGAAATTTTGGCATTGGACTGCGGTATGGAGATAAATTTATCTATTGTGTTTTCTTAGTCATTTAGAACgagtccatttcaattttctttcctttttaataaTGGATAATGTTTGCGAGTGACATATCAAATTTTTCTCAATCTCTGTACATAGAGAATTAATTTACTCCTTGAAATGCTATGGATGAAAAGCGCACAAACTCTCCTTATAACATGACCTTTGAAAATCCTTCAAGTTGTTAAGTGATTAATTTTGGCTGCCTTCTTGTACTTTCACCTTTGTTTGCCCTACATATTCATCCATCTGCACAAAGACGAGCACAAACTAATAAGATTGATACTGAGATATCCAGGCTCTGCttcttcattaattttgttccAGTCTTGGAGGTATGCTGGGAAGAACCTGTAAATAAACTTATACCTGATCATGTCAGCTGATATAGTACCAGCATATTTCCCATTAtgaattctctctctctctctctctctctctctcccccctccTAATATCTCAGTTTGGTGCAGAAATCGACTCGCCAAAGGTTTGCAATTGACGCATACTCATTTGGGGAACCTTCAGCTTGTTTCCCAGTATTTGACAATCCTTGGGAGTTTGGCACTAGCTCTTCATGACCCCGGACAGGCCAGAGAGATCTTGAGATCATCCTTAACATTGGCAAAGAAGCTTTCTGATATCCCAGCACAGATATGGGTGCTCTCTGTTATGacaggtatatatatttacattcCTTTTGGATTCTGCTCAGTATCTAGAACTGACAATCTGGTTTCTCTGTAAGTGGAACAGAGAGCCCTACCACACTGTTGGTTGTGACATGCATTAACCGGGACTGATAAAATCTATGCTTCTTTTGGACTTGCACTGTTATAGGATGTTTTCTAATGTTTAAACTTTTCACTTCTTGATACTTGTACATATTATAAAACATGGCAGTCCCATGACTGCATTCTGCATTTATGTTTACCTGAGTTTAGGAACAAATTTTGTTGGAATCACcaaaaaacttttaaaaaaaatttacatttcAAGTATCATTTTAGGTCATCCCTCTGCATGTTAGTAAAGtatgttggatttcatcatTTAACTGACTCAATTGAGTTGATTTTAACTGGAATCTTCATTCCATTGGAGTTAGTCTGCTGATATATGCTATGTTTCTGGTAGCTTTGTATAAAGAGTTAGGCGAAAGGGGACATGAATTGGAGAATCTTGAGTTTCAGAAGAGAAGGGAGGATGATCTGCAAAAGAGACTTGTAGATGCACATTCATCCATTCACCATATTGAACTAGTGAGGGCAACACATCTCTTTGTTTTAGCCTtgtgataaaatataataaaataaagtaaattgcttgACACACCTAAACAATGATAAGTCTTTTGATATGAGGCACTCActgattatttttcttgtacaTGTAACTTGCAGATTGACAAAGTAAAGGTTGAAGTCCAGCAATTTCATGAGTTCGACATCAATCGTGCAACCATGGGCCCATCCATGAGTGCCAATCTTGACATACCAGAATCAGTTGGTCTGTCTGCCCAGTTACCTGCCCCTTCATCATCAAGGCTAGTAGATTTAGACATGGGAAGACGTGGGAAGAGGAAAGTTTAGATTCTGACTTGTACAGTTCCACATCCTCTGTATTTCCCTTTTAGGACAAATGAGAGACTACAGCTTAGAGGAAAAAGGAGACTTGTACAGTGTACTATGAAGTAGGTTAACTCCAGCAAGAAAGGGTATCTTTAGCATTGGTACGAGGGatgttgtatatttttttgaatataATTTATCAAGCAATCTTTGCCATATTTACATGCCATAGTGAAATGCAGCACAGATGCTTGTTTGGTGCTGGATATATTGGTCATATGTCATGCAATTGATTTGATTACATGGTCAAAATTGTCAGTAGGATGAAAGTGGATAGATTGCAATTTTTAGATGAAACTATTATGTACTTCGACATGTGATCAGGAAAACAATGGTGATAGCGAAAACTGTAGAGTATTTCTTGCGCCATGGATTTGCTTCCACAGTGAAATAAAGCTCAAATGTCTTCAAATTAAGGATGAGAGTAACTTGAACTCATCTGCTGTGTCTTTGCTACTGTTCTCATCCCTCATTAGCAGTTAATCCTGAAATTTCTTCGAGTGGTTTCCATACAAATTTCCTCCTGCAAATACATTGGTTTTCCAACATTATTGTAAGTATGATCTCTGCTATACAAATGTAGGCATGAAGAAACAGGATTTAAAGTTTCTTGGCTACTTGAAAAtgcaggaaaagaaaaagacatttGAAAATACCAGTTTCCGCATTCGGCAATGACCCTGACCTTGGGCCGGAGTGTGGGAAGCAGAGCAAGAAACTGCAGCTCTGCCTTTGACAGAACCTGTGCACAAAAGTACATGGGGCAACATTGGTTTGATTTAAATTCCTATTTTGCTTCCTCTTTGATCGTACAGGTCtcaaagaataaataaatttaagtgTATAGTTTACTTCAGCACCTTGGCTTCAATAATCCAGACCACAAGGCCTTTGGCCTTTGGAGGCAGGGCGGCAAGCCTGTAATCAACTTCTGGTGGAAAGTACCACCTTGATATGGGCTGCTTCCCTAGATGAGGCTACTTTCCAACAATACATTAGAGTCAGAAGAAtacaacaaacaacaaaatggaaaatgtCCTCTACAATTTTGGGTGTAGATCGACAACACGATAACATAACATGTCAGACATCTCAACTCACCGGGCAAACAGGATGGACCTTGGTGAGGGTGGTCTCAGGATCACCGAGGCCTCGGGCACTAAGGTCCAGGAAATAGTAACCCTGGTATCTCAGGCGGTTAAGATAGCGGCCCTCGTAGCCTCCCTCATGGGGAGAGTAGACAGCCAGGGCCTTGTGCTCCTCCACGTCCGAAAGCCAACGGCCGAGATCAAATTTCACCAAGTCTCCTCCTATGAAGTCCTCTATACTTCTCCCACTGCACCTTATCATCCCAACACGTTTGAATGCTTTACCTTGTCTTCCACTCAAACCCATCATAAGCATCATGTTTCTGTTTCCCTTGGGCTCCTTGTTTATGGTGCAGCTGTTTCTTGGTGGTAGCTGCTTGTGCTGGAGATTGGCCGAGACTGGTAGAATTGTTCCATGCTTGAAGCAGTTTGCAGCTGCCATTCTGTTTGTTGCCTTTTATGTTGCAGGTTTCTTTCTAACTTGGAAGAAAGATAGTGATGGTGGGAGATCATGCCATTAGCGGGAACGAAATGGGAAATTAGATAAAGGTTGTGAAAAAGCAAATGCCAATACAAAATATGCTGGGAGTTGTATGGTGGACAAACAAGATAAGAAATCTGAAAACTCTTTCTCCAACTAAAATGTATGGTGCTTTTATTTGGGGAAAACAACAAAGTTCTTAACACATCTTAATAACTATAGCCTTGTTTTGatgccttttttttatttttatttaaaaagtttcttagttttaaaaacaaaatgaaaacttttCAAATGTATTTTGGAAATATGATGTGGTGTAGTGagtaaaattttcattttcaaagtaaaatatgtatatagaaaataagaaaaatactaAGCACAATCGTTCATATGCGCTACATATAGGGAAAATTAGTTAATGTAAACAGATAATTTTATGAATATCATATATCCATTTTATTGACGCTTTTAAAATTCCTATACACCCTTGATTCATTTAATAAGGTCAACTATTTGAAAAGCAATTGAAATGTGTTGAACAAGAAATCTGAGGGCAAATAAAttgaacatatataaaataatgaattgTAACACGAAGGAGGTTTGTACCCCAAAACTTGAACCCTCCCAACTAAACTTCAAGCGAGCAAGGCAACTGCTAGTACTATACTCTCTGTTCTGAAAttatgaaataatatttaacaCAGATCGACTCTTCTCCCTTTTCCCTTGCCTCTGTCCTCATACATCCTTCCCTCCCTGTATAAAACCCACACAATTTGAAGTTGCTGAATTAGGGTTTTCGGTCTTCGTATGAACTAGTTCATTGGGtcgaagaaggagaagaaagaagaatgcTGGGTCCTACCGCATCGAAGTGGTACAGAGCCAGCGGGCTTCTCTTCCAACTTAGACACCATCGCAGCTTCAAAGCAAATTCCTTTAGCACCAGAACCGCCTTCCATGGAAACCCAATTCTCCTTCCAAAAATTTTGACTTCGAACAGCGTCCGTACAACATCAGGACTCCCTTTCCATGTCAACGCTTTCCTCTCCGATGCCTCATCAGTTCCTTCCCCGCCAGATGGCCGCTCGTGGTTCTCTACATCGCCGGACCTGAGAAATCCAACTCCTCCAGTTTCTAAGGGAACTTCCGTCGAACAGATTACGAACGTTAAGATCTTCCGAACTCTCGCAAGTTACTTGTGGATGAAAGATAACTATGAATTCCGTATCAGGGTCATTGCTGCCTTGGGCTTCTTGGTTGGGGCTAAGGTTCTCAATGTTCAAGTGCCTTTCCTCTTCAAGCTTGCTGTGGATTGGTTGAGCTCAGCTACTGGCAATGCTACCGCACTTGCTTCTTTCACTGCCGCCAATTCAACCCAGTTGGCTCTTTTTGCAACTCCTGTTTCGGTTTTAATTGGATATGGGATTGCACGCACGTGTGCTTCTGCTTTCAACGGTACTACGCAGGAAGTAATTGCTTGCTCATACCATTCCTTTGGATATTCATGCTTCAATAACATGTTCATGTATTGAAATTCGGAACTGGGTTCTTGCCCATTTCTAAAGTTCTTCAAAATTGTATTGTGCAGAATTACGGACTGCTGTGTTTTCTAAAGTAGCACTGCGAACAATTCGATCAGTGTCTAGGAAGGTATGAGTATGGCACTCCCAAAATGTCTTTTATCGAATATCCAAGCCGCATAAAACCTTAACCATGTTCTAAGTCATAATGCAAATTCTTCTTGGTTTCATATTGAACATTCTTGTTAATCTCTAAGAAAAAAGATGCCTTATATCCTAAAATCTTCTTTGTGACATATGCAATTTAAACTTTTGCAGGTCTTCTCTCATTTGCATGACCTTGATCTTCGGTATCATCTTAGGTATTCATATATATTCCTTTCCATGTTTGTTCAGAATGTATTTATTAGTTGCAGACGGGCCAGTATGTTGTGGCTTCTTAACATGCTCGAATTCATGATTTTGTTGTCATTTGGGGAGATATTAGTTTATAATAAAAGCCTTTTCAATATAGTTGATTTTGAGCTATTAGTTGCACTCTAACATTTGCATTATCATGTGGCGAATGTAATTTCAGTCGAGAAACCGGCGCACTAAATAGGATAATTGACCGTGGTAGCCGtgcaataaattttattctatCGTCTATGGTGTTCAATGTTGTGCCCACCATCTTAGAGGTATGGATCTGTACCTTAGATGATTGTTGAGCTATTTTGATGTGTGTAAAGACACTGGCTGGACTTAGTAATGTAGTGCGAAGCTAGGTCGAGGGTTCCATCTTGCTTTTGCTTCTTGTTACTAAACAAATTTAACAGATTTGACATGTGCCTTTTCAGATATCTATGGTTTCAGGTATACTGGCTTACAAATTTGGAGCACCTTTTGCATGGATCACTTCACTATCAGTTGCTGCATATGTGGCATTTACATTGACTGTCACACAGGTATCGTGTCTCTTGCCAGTTCTTTGTTTATAGTTTCTTAGGAATgaattgttaaaaaaaataaaaaaaaaataaaggtgCCTGACTCATACTAGTtaatcattttgaaccatttctatttttatagCTATATATTTACCCGTTTATTAAGCTGCTGATAGTTTTTGTGTTGCGAATTTTGAATTAATGATTTCCTTGTCTTAACAGTGGAGGACTAAGTTTAGGAAGGCCATGAATAAGGCTGATAATGATGCTAGTACAAGGGCAATTGATTCACTTATTAATTACGAGGTAAGGTGATGTACTCTGTATATCTTCTACTCGCTTTATGCAAAATTTGATGCCTTCCATCTCCATTATtcgaattatttttctctcgTTTCATCATCTGATGCTGTTTTACTTACAGACtgtaaaatatttcaataatGAAGCTTATGAAGCCAGTAAATATGATGAGTACTTAAAGAGTAAGTTGTTTTGGTCTTATCACAGTTTCTAGTTTGTTAATCCTGAACTAATACATTGTTCTGGAAACTAATATGAATTAAACTCACTAGTTCGTGATACACAAACTTGTAAAAGCTTCTATTATCTTGCTGATAAATTATAAGCCATGAATTGTCATGCCACATTTGGTGCTTGCATGTGCATACACTATAGTGCTGAAACATGTATTTCTGGGACATTTGGGTCAAGACCAATTTCCAATTTAGGTTGGGTTGTGTTTCAGATGATTTTACATGTGCATATGTATGTATCTATCATATAATATCCGCGCCAATGCACGTTCTGGTCATTCAGGTCAAATGCACGTTCGGGTCATTCGGGTCAAATGCATGTTCTGGTCATTTGGGTCAAATGCATACAACATGTATTTGTGTGtgttgagagagaggaaggagaGGTCAGATGATGTAGAACAGCCCGTAGGTTTAGAGTAAACAGCCCGTAAGTTTAGAGTAAAAGCTTGAGCAATAGAACAGAGAAGAAATAAGGAATCAAGGAGAAGAATTAGAGATCGAAGAGACGAAGGGGAAGGGAAGGAATCAGAGAGTTTAAAGTAAGGAAATTTATCATTAATCAAGTCTGCCTTAAAAGATTACAAAcaactctatttatagaggCAAAACCCTTTTTAGTCTAGGAGaaggaaaagtaaactttAAGAAATAGGAAAGCAAATTAACTAATAAGAGATCCTTTAACAAGAAGGAATCTTTAAGGATCAGGAAAACTAATCCAACTAGAAGTAGGAAAACTAATAATATGCATTCTGCTTCATTCTCCCCCATCGAAAAAGAACTCGACACCGACGAGTAAACCAAGATTATGGATGATGACGTCGTTTGTAAGTACGGATGATGGGAGGACGGGATGCAGCCAAATCCAGATCATGAAGAGCATCCTGATAACTTTGCAGAAGAGTAGAATCCAATTGACAAAATTCAGCTTATGTAATCCAAGTATCCTCAGTAGCAGGCCTTCCAACCCAACGAACCAGATAACGGGTAGAACCTCCAGTAGATGAGGCCACAACTTCATGATCCAAGACGTCCTCAATCTGATATGTAGGGATAGAACTAGTAGAAGGAATACGCGGCACCATAGGAGGAGTGGAACCCTGAGCAACATCTATAGAAATAGGTGGAGAAAAGGTGCCCCGATAAGGAGATAAATTAGAAACATTGAAAATGGGACTTATATGCATATCTATAGGCAACTCAATCAAATAAGCATTGGACCCAAGCTTTTTAATGATACGATAAGGACCCATTGAACGAGCATGAAGCTTCTTAAAAGAGTGCTTAGGAAAACGTTCAGGACAAACCCGCACCATAACAAAATCCCCTTCCCGAAACTCCTGTTGACGATGATGAGCATTGGCTGCCAGTTTATAAGTGTTTGTGTGCATGGATATCTGCCTACGGACGTCATCATGCAATTGCCTAATATGTTCAGCAAATGAGGTAGCATAATCTGAGGCGCGGGCAGCCATAGGAAGAGCAACTAAATCAACAGGTGATCGGggagaaaatccatgaaccatCTCAAAAGGACTCTTACCGATACTTCGATTAACTGAGTTGTTATAAGCAAACTTAGCCACAGGCAACAAGAGATCCCAATTGCCAGGTTTATCCCCAACTAAACAGCGGAGTAAATCACCAAGGCTGCGATTAACTACGTCAGTTTGACCATCTGTTTGGGGATGGAAAGCAGAAGAAAACTTCAAAGTAGTACCGAAAAGCTTCCACAAAGTCTTCCAAAAATAACTAACAAATTTGACGTCACGATCAGAAACAATGGAGACAGGGAGGCCATGCAAACGGACTACTTCCTTAAAAAATAACTTGGCCACATAAGAAGCATCAGTATTTTTGGCACAAGGCAGAAAATGTGCCATTTTAGAAAAACGATCAACTATGACAAAGATAGAGTCATAGCCGCGACTAGT comes from Prunus dulcis chromosome 6, ALMONDv2, whole genome shotgun sequence and encodes:
- the LOC117631674 gene encoding cytochrome P450 714C2-like gives rise to the protein MELLQVDAKMLMSLVLLGFIGLLVRLYNGLVAKPKKLRSLLTKQGISGPPATLLLGNIMEIKNSRGSGNVFREGEAPTTHNCAALLFPFFEKWRKQYGEVFMFALGNTQILYANQPDTVREITTCTSLDLGKPTYQYKERGPLLGQGILTSNGASWAHQRKVIAPELYMEKVKGMINLITESTTTLINSWNNRIEAEGGVADIKIDSYIRSFSGDVISRACFGSNYSKGEEIFQKLRNLQEAMSKKIFLTGVPGMRHLPTKSNREAWALEKEASTLILQVVKERQAAGYEKDLLQMILEGARNTDLSPEATDRFIVDNCKNIYLAGYETTAVSATWCLMLLASNQKWQERVRAEVLQICQGQIPDNEMVRKMKQLTMVIQEALRLYPPVTVVSREAFKDMKFGDINVPKGFNVWTTVVTLHTDPEIWGPDAYEFNPDRFANGITGACKLPHLYMPFGVGPRVCLGQNLAMVELKVLLALIVSNFSFSLSPKYKYGPALRLVVEPEHGVDLLVTKL
- the LOC117632265 gene encoding NAD(P)H-quinone oxidoreductase subunit N, chloroplastic → MAAANCFKHGTILPVSANLQHKQLPPRNSCTINKEPKGNRNMMLMMGLSGRQGKAFKRVGMIRCSGRSIEDFIGGDLVKFDLGRWLSDVEEHKALAVYSPHEGGYEGRYLNRLRYQGYYFLDLSARGLGDPETTLTKVHPVCPPHLGKQPISRWYFPPEVDYRLAALPPKAKGLVVWIIEAKVLSKAELQFLALLPTLRPKVRVIAECGNWRKFVWKPLEEISGLTANEG
- the LOC117632264 gene encoding sister chromatid cohesion protein SCC4: MEAVAEGLWGLADYQEQRGEIGKAVKCLEAICQSDVSFFPIVEVKTRLRIATLLLKHSHNVNHAKSHLERAQLLLKSIPSCFDLKCRAYSLLSQCYHLVGAIPPQKQVLHKALELSASAGHEITVKLWSCNFNSQLANALIIEGDYRSSISALEAGFACATEICYPELQMFFATCMLHVHLMQWDDENTVQLAVTKCDEVWESLDPQKGQQCLGLLFYNELLHIFYRLRICDYKNATPHVERLDAAMKADLQQMQHVQQLARELDAVNQSLSRSDLHHRERSALSEKQARLQHQLSSLSTWSSTAKGSLEPAYFGNMKRTYGDKLELAPPPIDGEWLPKSAVYALVDLMMVASGRPKGNFKECAKRIQSGMLTIQEELVKLGITDGVREVNLQHSAIWMAGVYLMLLMQFLENKVAMELTRSEFVEAQEALVQMKNWFMRFPTILQTCESIIEMLRGQYAHSVGCYNEAAFHYIEAAKLTESKSMQAIYQIYAAVSYICIGDSESSTQALDLIGPVYRMMDSFVGVREKTTALFAYGLLLMKQQDLQEARNRLAKGLQLTHTHLGNLQLVSQYLTILGSLALALHDPGQAREILRSSLTLAKKLSDIPAQIWVLSVMTALYKELGERGHELENLEFQKRREDDLQKRLVDAHSSIHHIELIDKVKVEVQQFHEFDINRATMGPSMSANLDIPESVGLSAQLPAPSSSRLVDLDMGRRGKRKV